From Streptomyces griseorubiginosus, one genomic window encodes:
- a CDS encoding IS5 family transposase, producing the protein MQQSCVPMAGQSSAVTWECDCLAHRFGNAADNGTRQPRYPTDMTDAEWARVLPLLPVPGWMRGRGGRPEAYCHRTMLDAIRYLVDNGIKWRAMPADFPPWDRIYAFFRRWRDNALVKEFHDRLRARVREELGRDTQPTAGVIDSQSVKADAVVGTDSRGFDGGKLVNGRKRHVVVDTLGLLLGVMVTAADVGDRTAAKVLLEQVAEAHHRLALVWADGGYTGSLVEYCLATFALVLTIVKRSDDQKGFVVLPKRWIVERLFAHLMRSRRLVRDFERRTTSAEAMVYWSMTGLMTRRLARSHPQRG; encoded by the coding sequence GTGCAGCAGTCTTGCGTGCCGATGGCCGGGCAGTCCAGCGCGGTCACCTGGGAGTGTGACTGTCTGGCTCACCGGTTCGGAAACGCCGCCGACAACGGGACGCGGCAGCCGCGCTACCCGACGGACATGACGGACGCGGAGTGGGCCCGGGTCCTGCCGCTGCTGCCGGTGCCGGGCTGGATGCGTGGCCGGGGCGGCCGGCCGGAGGCGTACTGTCACCGCACCATGCTCGATGCGATCCGGTATCTCGTGGACAACGGGATCAAATGGCGTGCGATGCCCGCCGACTTCCCACCGTGGGACCGCATCTACGCATTCTTCCGCCGCTGGCGCGACAACGCCCTGGTCAAGGAGTTCCACGACCGGTTGCGCGCGAGGGTCCGCGAGGAGCTGGGACGGGACACGCAGCCGACAGCCGGAGTGATCGACTCGCAGTCCGTCAAGGCGGACGCCGTCGTCGGCACGGACAGCCGCGGCTTCGACGGCGGCAAGCTCGTCAACGGCCGCAAGCGGCACGTCGTGGTCGACACCCTCGGCCTGCTGCTGGGCGTGATGGTCACCGCCGCGGATGTCGGCGACCGCACCGCCGCGAAGGTCCTGCTTGAGCAGGTGGCCGAGGCACACCATCGCCTGGCCCTCGTCTGGGCCGACGGCGGCTACACCGGCAGCCTCGTCGAGTACTGCCTGGCCACGTTCGCCCTGGTCCTGACGATCGTCAAACGCAGCGACGACCAGAAGGGGTTCGTGGTCCTGCCCAAGCGGTGGATCGTCGAGCGCCTCTTCGCCCACCTGATGCGAAGTCGCCGCCTGGTGCGCGACTTCGAGCGGCGCACCACCAGCGCGGAGGCGATGGTCTACTGGTCGATGACCGGGCTCATGACCCGTCGCCTGGCCCGGTCACACCCGCAGCGAGGGTGA
- a CDS encoding acyltransferase, which produces MNEQHDTLRLRLMIRPAAASAAAAAEPGRDSAGAVSGRRYSAVDGLRGAAVLAVLLHDTGVGGRWFSWSGTGVDVLLVLSGFLTTLPLLRRATETGRTGALRFLTRRTKRLAPALLISLGLTLTISWALDSPRLFRDLTRQLPSVLLGYGGWSDWLQGHPPDTAPTPASPLPPLWLFDVTARSVLAWSLLLACLCLLARRRLRSCCLFDLGRRASNGGPDRVVAGREAHTNRTS; this is translated from the coding sequence ATGAACGAACAGCACGACACGCTCCGCCTCCGCCTGATGATCCGCCCTGCTGCCGCCTCCGCTGCTGCTGCCGCCGAGCCGGGCCGGGATTCCGCGGGTGCGGTGAGCGGGCGGCGGTACTCCGCCGTGGACGGACTGCGGGGCGCGGCCGTACTGGCCGTACTGCTGCACGACACCGGGGTCGGCGGACGGTGGTTCTCCTGGAGCGGCACGGGCGTCGACGTCCTGCTGGTGCTCTCGGGTTTCCTCACCACGCTGCCCCTGCTCCGAAGGGCCACGGAAACCGGCAGGACAGGCGCCCTGCGCTTCCTGACCCGCAGGACCAAGCGCCTGGCCCCGGCCCTCCTCATCTCGCTAGGCCTGACCCTCACGATCAGCTGGGCGCTCGACTCCCCCCGGCTCTTCCGCGACCTGACCCGCCAACTCCCCTCCGTACTGCTCGGCTACGGCGGCTGGTCCGACTGGCTCCAGGGCCACCCCCCGGACACGGCCCCCACCCCGGCCTCACCGCTGCCCCCGCTGTGGCTGTTCGACGTCACCGCACGCTCCGTACTGGCGTGGTCCCTCCTCCTGGCCTGCCTCTGCCTGCTGGCGCGCCGGAGACTTAGAAGCTGTTGTCTTTTCGATCTTGGGAGACGCGCGTCGAACGGGGGTCCCGATCGGGTGGTCGCGGGGCGCGAGGCGCATACGAACAGGACCTCCTGA